In Opitutus sp., one genomic interval encodes:
- a CDS encoding proprotein convertase P-domain-containing protein, which translates to MTKPLTPAPCHLTRSVVFPLLAGLALTPAAFGQIHPIAETATQLATPASQSTGIVVSKIGTGYYRGSGAVARHGQLIYSCGHMIASNGVWASELYFLRAWNSSSIPALSQMKAVRGYKKYADYQGPTGNLAFSQDFIVGYDATNTFGTPLPTYVDGASKLLTAGTSKLIVGYPAKIDFTGAAGGAFQYYTGPFTAAMFSVYPTYLNISGVSTGGGNSGGPVFVADNGTQKIAGVLTSGATNAAGVYALTATAETMAQSALSAIGVTGTAPATPSTPSTPSAPAPAPKGPVSVTLSYNGKYAIPDGNTAYSLLNLPVTTLSGTVKTVTLSLNITAKVAGDLDVFLRSPNGRVAIIRQNSTANKTSNVVLTNANLTTTFAGSACVGTWGLFMRDVVKGNPSTFNSTALTITKL; encoded by the coding sequence ATGACGAAGCCCCTTACCCCCGCCCCTTGTCACCTTACCCGTTCCGTTGTTTTCCCCCTCCTCGCCGGACTTGCCTTAACCCCAGCCGCGTTCGGCCAAATTCACCCCATCGCCGAGACTGCGACCCAACTCGCCACCCCGGCATCCCAGTCCACCGGTATTGTGGTTTCCAAGATCGGCACCGGTTACTACCGGGGCAGCGGTGCGGTCGCCCGCCATGGGCAACTCATCTACTCGTGCGGCCACATGATCGCCTCCAACGGCGTGTGGGCCTCGGAGCTGTATTTCCTGCGCGCATGGAATTCGAGTTCGATCCCCGCGCTCTCGCAGATGAAAGCGGTGCGCGGCTACAAAAAGTACGCCGACTACCAAGGCCCGACCGGTAACCTCGCGTTTAGCCAGGACTTCATCGTCGGTTACGACGCCACCAACACTTTCGGTACCCCGCTGCCCACCTACGTCGACGGTGCGTCCAAGCTGCTCACCGCCGGCACCTCCAAACTCATCGTCGGCTACCCCGCCAAGATCGATTTCACCGGGGCGGCCGGCGGCGCCTTCCAGTATTACACCGGCCCCTTCACAGCGGCCATGTTTAGTGTTTACCCGACGTACCTGAACATTTCAGGAGTTTCCACCGGTGGCGGCAACAGCGGCGGCCCGGTGTTTGTCGCCGACAACGGCACGCAAAAAATCGCCGGTGTGCTCACCTCCGGCGCCACCAACGCCGCCGGCGTTTACGCGCTCACCGCCACGGCCGAAACCATGGCCCAGTCCGCCCTGAGCGCCATCGGCGTCACCGGTACCGCCCCAGCCACGCCGTCAACCCCCTCGACCCCATCCGCACCCGCGCCCGCCCCCAAGGGACCCGTGAGCGTCACCCTGAGTTACAACGGCAAGTACGCGATTCCCGATGGTAACACGGCCTATTCACTGCTGAACCTGCCGGTAACCACCCTGTCCGGCACCGTTAAAACTGTGACGCTCAGCCTGAACATCACCGCCAAGGTCGCCGGCGACCTCGACGTCTTCCTACGCTCCCCCAACGGCCGCGTCGCGATCATCCGCCAAAACAGTACCGCGAACAAAACCTCCAACGTGGTGCTGACCAACGCCAACCTCACGACCACCTTCGCCGGTTCCGCCTGTGTCGGCACCTGGGGCCTGTTCATGCGCGACGTGGTCAAGGGCAACCCGTCCACCTTCAACTCCACCGCGCTCACGATCACCAAGCTCTAA
- a CDS encoding flagellin, whose protein sequence is MSVVLNTNQTATMASNNLAASSSMLQKSLNRLSSGSKIVNPSDDAGGLAVSMKLSATSKRQGAVNNNIGNAVSLLQTQDGALKVTGKILDRISELRTLNDDVTKSTSDKANYNTEFLALKSQLTAITSEKFNGIALFGSSTSTVYATEDASTSTQITVSGRDLGNTTSGGVGAITTAASLSAITSIDTIKTAIENVATMRATNGAEQSRLGFASELLTINKANLEAATSRITDVDVAEESTQLARWNTMVSAGTSMLTQANQSAQTALKLLQ, encoded by the coding sequence ATGTCAGTCGTACTTAATACCAATCAGACGGCCACTATGGCCTCGAACAACCTGGCGGCTTCAAGTTCGATGCTGCAAAAGAGCCTGAACCGGCTCTCCAGCGGTTCCAAAATTGTCAATCCCTCGGACGACGCCGGTGGTCTTGCCGTGTCGATGAAACTCAGCGCTACGTCCAAGCGCCAGGGCGCGGTTAATAACAATATAGGCAATGCGGTGTCACTGCTGCAGACCCAGGACGGCGCCCTGAAAGTCACCGGCAAGATCCTGGACCGCATCAGCGAGCTGCGCACGCTCAACGATGACGTCACCAAGAGCACCAGCGACAAGGCAAATTATAATACCGAGTTCCTCGCGTTGAAGAGCCAGTTGACGGCGATCACCTCGGAGAAGTTCAACGGTATTGCGCTGTTCGGAAGCAGCACCAGCACGGTGTATGCGACCGAGGATGCCAGCACCAGCACCCAGATCACGGTCTCGGGGCGCGATTTGGGTAATACCACCAGCGGCGGCGTGGGTGCGATTACCACGGCGGCCTCGCTCAGTGCGATCACCTCGATTGATACGATTAAAACAGCGATCGAAAACGTGGCGACGATGCGCGCGACCAACGGCGCCGAACAGAGCCGGCTCGGCTTCGCCTCGGAGTTGTTGACTATAAACAAGGCGAACCTAGAGGCCGCGACGAGTCGGATAACCGACGTCGACGTGGCCGAGGAGTCCACCCAGTTGGCGCGCTGGAACACGATGGTCTCGGCGGGCACCTCGATGCTCACGCAGGCAAACCAGAGTGCACAGACCGCACTAAAGCTCCTGCAGTAA
- a CDS encoding flagellin — translation MSVVLNTNQTATIASNNLATSSSMLQKSLNRLSSGSKIVNPSDDAGGLAVSMKLSATAKRQGAVNSNIGNAVSLLQTQDGALKVAGKILDRISELRTLNDDVTKSTGDKANYNTEFVALSSQLTAIASEKFNGVAMFGTSSGATVNATEDASTASQISISARDLTSTATGMGAVTAATALSMITAISTVTAAIENVATMRASNGAEQSRLGFASELLTVNKANLEAATSRITDVDVAEESTQLARWNTMVSAGTSMLSQANQSAQTALRLLQ, via the coding sequence ATGTCAGTCGTACTAAATACCAATCAGACGGCCACTATAGCCTCCAACAACCTGGCGACCTCCAGTTCGATGCTGCAAAAGAGCCTCAACCGGCTCTCGAGCGGTTCGAAAATCGTCAACCCTTCCGACGACGCCGGCGGCCTTGCTGTGTCGATGAAACTCAGTGCCACGGCCAAGCGCCAGGGTGCTGTTAATAGTAACATCGGCAATGCGGTCTCACTGCTGCAAACTCAGGACGGCGCCCTCAAGGTTGCCGGTAAGATCCTCGATCGTATCAGCGAGCTGCGCACGCTCAATGATGACGTGACCAAGAGCACTGGTGATAAGGCTAACTATAACACCGAATTCGTGGCATTATCCAGTCAGTTGACGGCAATTGCCTCGGAGAAGTTTAACGGTGTAGCGATGTTCGGAACCAGCTCTGGTGCCACGGTCAACGCAACCGAAGACGCCTCCACTGCCAGCCAGATATCGATTTCGGCTCGTGACTTGACTAGCACCGCTACGGGTATGGGCGCGGTCACCGCAGCCACCGCGCTGAGTATGATCACGGCGATCTCCACGGTGACAGCCGCGATCGAAAACGTGGCCACCATGCGCGCCTCCAACGGTGCCGAACAAAGCCGTCTCGGCTTCGCCTCGGAACTGTTGACCGTCAACAAGGCCAATCTGGAGGCCGCGACCAGTCGGATCACCGACGTGGATGTGGCCGAGGAATCGACCCAGTTGGCGCGTTGGAATACGATGGTATCGGCGGGTACGTCGATGCTCTCGCAGGCCAATCAGAGTGCGCAGACCGCGTTGCGGCTCCTGCAGTAA
- a CDS encoding flagellin, with protein MAVVLNTNYSATMAANNLATSSSMLQKSLNRLSSGSKIVNPSDDAGGLAVAMKLSATAKRQGAVNNNIGNAVSLLQTQDGALKVAGNILARISELRTLNDDVTKSTGDRANYNTEFAALQLQLTAITSEKFNGVSMFGTASNMTVNGTEDGSTGSQIAIVTRDLGHTSTGVGAVTAAASLSAITSVTTINTALENVANMRAANGAELSRLGFASELLIINKANLEAATSRITDVDVAQESTQLARWNTMVSAGTSMLSQANQSAQTALKLLQ; from the coding sequence ATGGCTGTTGTATTAAATACCAACTACTCGGCGACGATGGCGGCCAACAACCTGGCCACGTCGAGTTCGATGTTACAAAAGAGCCTCAACCGGCTCTCCAGCGGTTCAAAAATAGTAAACCCCTCCGACGACGCCGGCGGTCTGGCCGTCGCAATGAAACTCAGCGCCACCGCCAAACGCCAGGGCGCGGTTAATAATAACATCGGCAACGCCGTTTCATTACTCCAAACCCAGGACGGCGCCCTTAAGGTGGCCGGCAATATATTGGCCCGCATCAGCGAGCTGAGAACACTCAATGATGACGTGACCAAGAGCACGGGGGACCGGGCCAATTATAATACAGAGTTCGCCGCCCTGCAGTTGCAGCTCACCGCGATCACCTCGGAAAAGTTCAACGGGGTGTCCATGTTCGGCACCGCCTCAAACATGACGGTCAATGGAACCGAGGATGGTTCAACCGGCAGTCAGATTGCCATCGTAACCCGTGATTTGGGTCACACCAGCACCGGTGTGGGGGCGGTCACGGCAGCCGCTTCTCTCAGTGCAATTACATCGGTTACAACGATTAACACTGCCTTGGAAAATGTGGCCAACATGCGGGCCGCGAACGGCGCCGAGCTCAGCCGGCTCGGGTTCGCCTCGGAACTTTTGATTATCAACAAGGCCAACCTGGAGGCCGCCACCAGCCGCATTACCGATGTGGACGTGGCCCAGGAATCCACCCAGTTGGCAAGATGGAATACGATGGTCTCGGCGGGCACCTCGATGCTCTCGCAGGCCAACCAGAGTGCGCAGACCGCACTCAAGCTGTTGCAGTAA
- a CDS encoding flagellin, translating into MSVVLNTNQTATIASNNLATSSSMLQKSLNRLSSGSKIVNPSDDAGGLAVSMKLSATAKRQGAVNSNIGNAVSLLQTQDGALKVAGKILDRISELRTLNDDVTKSTGDKANYNTEFTALQSQLTAITSEKFNGVALFGSTTSTVFATEDASTSTQITVSGRDLGNTSSGGVGAITSAASLSAITSIDTVKTAIENVATMRASNGAEQSRLGFASELLTVNKANLEAATSRITDVDVAEESTQLARWNTMVSAGTSMLSQANQSAQTALRLLQ; encoded by the coding sequence ATGTCAGTCGTACTAAATACCAATCAGACGGCCACTATAGCCTCCAACAACCTGGCGACCTCCAGTTCGATGCTGCAAAAGAGCCTCAACCGGCTCTCGAGCGGTTCGAAAATCGTCAACCCTTCCGACGACGCCGGCGGCCTTGCTGTGTCGATGAAACTCAGTGCCACGGCCAAGCGTCAGGGTGCTGTTAATAGTAACATCGGCAACGCCGTTTCATTGCTCCAAACCCAGGATGGTGCGCTTAAGGTGGCCGGCAAGATCCTGGACCGTATCAGCGAGCTGCGCACGCTCAACGATGACGTCACCAAGAGCACCGGCGACAAGGCCAACTACAACACCGAGTTTACGGCGTTGCAGAGTCAGCTCACGGCGATCACCTCGGAGAAATTCAACGGCGTGGCCTTGTTCGGCAGCACCACCAGCACGGTGTTCGCTACCGAGGACGCCAGCACCAGCACCCAGATCACGGTCTCGGGTCGCGATTTGGGCAACACCTCCAGCGGCGGGGTGGGGGCGATCACCTCGGCGGCCTCGCTCAGTGCAATCACCTCGATCGACACGGTGAAAACCGCGATCGAAAACGTGGCGACGATGCGTGCGTCCAACGGCGCCGAGCAAAGCCGGCTCGGCTTCGCCTCGGAACTGTTGACGGTGAATAAAGCCAACCTGGAGGCGGCGACGAGTCGGATCACCGACGTGGACGTGGCGGAGGAATCCACGCAGCTGGCGCGTTGGAATACGATGGTCTCGGCGGGCACATCGATGCTTTCGCAGGCCAACCAGAGTGCGCAGACCGCCCTGCGTCTGCTGCAGTAA
- a CDS encoding flagellin: MSVVINTNYAATVASNNLATSNSMLQKSLNRLSSGSKIVSPSDDAGGLAVSMKLSATAKRQGAVNNNIGNAVSLLQTQDGALKVTGSVLARISELKVLNSDVTKSTSDKDNYNTEFMSLRAQLTALTSEKFNGISLFGTSTMSIATTEDASTSSAVTVAARDLSSTSGGIGAIATTATSLTGLLLTDVTTALENVANMRASNGAEQSRLGFASELLTINKANLEAATSRITDVDVAQESTNLARWNTLVSAGTSMLSQANQSAQTALKLLQG, from the coding sequence ATGTCTGTCGTCATTAACACCAATTACGCGGCTACGGTCGCTTCGAATAACTTAGCCACGTCCAATAGCATGCTGCAGAAGAGCCTTAACCGGCTTTCTAGCGGCTCGAAGATCGTTTCCCCTTCTGACGATGCGGGCGGTCTTGCTGTATCCATGAAGCTCAGCGCCACGGCCAAGCGCCAGGGTGCGGTCAACAACAACATCGGCAACGCGGTTTCCCTCCTGCAGACCCAGGACGGCGCGCTGAAAGTCACTGGCAGCGTCCTGGCCCGCATCAGCGAGCTGAAGGTGCTCAACAGCGATGTGACCAAGAGCACGAGCGACAAGGATAACTATAACACCGAATTTATGTCCCTGCGGGCTCAGTTGACTGCGCTCACCAGCGAGAAGTTCAACGGCATCAGCCTGTTCGGCACCAGCACCATGTCGATCGCCACCACCGAGGACGCATCGACCTCCTCCGCCGTGACGGTTGCCGCCCGCGATTTGTCCAGCACTTCAGGTGGCATCGGCGCCATCGCCACCACCGCCACCAGCTTGACCGGCCTGCTGCTGACCGATGTGACCACCGCCCTGGAAAATGTCGCCAACATGCGCGCTTCCAACGGCGCCGAGCAAAGCCGCCTGGGCTTCGCCTCCGAACTGTTGACGATCAACAAGGCCAACCTCGAGGCCGCCACCAGTCGGATCACCGATGTGGATGTGGCTCAAGAATCTACCAATCTCGCCCGGTGGAACACGCTGGTCTCGGCAGGCACCTCGATGCTCTCGCAGGCCAATCAAAGCGCGCAGACCGCGCTCAAGCTGCTACAGGGCTAA
- a CDS encoding iron ABC transporter permease, with amino-acid sequence MSQSFARIVFAVTAVFFAAFFVWPLCQILKGGFIDADGHLTLAYIGALLSDPVYLRGLGNSFLLACASTTLTFLIALPLAFLSDRFRFPLKNLLGSVVLLPMILPPFVGAIGIKQIFGQYGALNALILELGLRPAGWTYDWFAASPFWGIAVVNALSLYPIIYLNATAALANIDPAMEEAAQNLGCTGWRRFFKITLPLIQSGLFAGGTIVFIWAFTELGVPLIFDYPRVIAVQIFYGLKDLGGSPAPYALVTVMLVSTTVIYIVGKGLFGRQQHAMMAKATSSGGPRELPRLAAWGCTAAFAGVTFLAVLPHLGVVLVAFASDWYASVFPQHLTLANFELALGHPLTVPAIANSLKFASLSTLVDLVLGIAIAYVVVRSKLAGRQVLDALAMLPLAVPGLVLAFGYLAMSQEGKFFAFLNPIADPTILLIIAYSVRRLPYVVRSAAAGFQQTSETLEEAAQNLGCPPLKAVFRITLPLITANLIAGGLLAFAFAMLEVSDSLILAQKQAFYPITKAILELFQLLGDGKFMASALGMWAMVFLGVTIVGLSVILGKKLGAIFRV; translated from the coding sequence ATGTCCCAGTCGTTTGCCCGTATCGTCTTTGCGGTCACTGCGGTTTTCTTCGCCGCCTTCTTCGTCTGGCCCCTGTGCCAAATCCTCAAGGGCGGCTTCATCGATGCCGACGGCCACCTCACGCTTGCCTACATCGGCGCGCTGCTCTCCGACCCGGTCTACCTGCGCGGCTTGGGCAACTCCTTCCTGCTCGCCTGCGCCTCCACCACCCTGACCTTCCTCATCGCCCTGCCGCTCGCGTTTTTGAGCGACCGCTTCCGCTTCCCGCTTAAAAACCTGCTCGGATCGGTCGTGCTCCTACCGATGATCCTGCCGCCCTTCGTGGGCGCGATCGGCATCAAACAGATTTTTGGGCAGTACGGCGCGCTCAACGCCCTGATCCTCGAACTCGGCCTGCGCCCCGCCGGCTGGACCTACGACTGGTTTGCGGCCAGCCCGTTTTGGGGCATCGCGGTGGTCAACGCCCTGTCGCTCTACCCCATCATTTACCTCAACGCCACCGCCGCCCTCGCCAACATCGACCCGGCCATGGAAGAGGCCGCGCAAAACCTCGGCTGCACCGGCTGGCGGCGTTTTTTCAAGATCACCCTTCCGCTGATCCAATCCGGCCTGTTCGCCGGCGGCACCATCGTGTTCATCTGGGCGTTCACCGAACTGGGAGTGCCGCTGATTTTTGACTACCCGAGGGTGATCGCCGTGCAGATTTTTTACGGCCTCAAAGACCTCGGCGGCAGTCCCGCGCCCTACGCCCTGGTCACGGTGATGCTGGTGAGCACCACCGTCATCTACATTGTGGGCAAAGGCCTTTTTGGCCGCCAACAGCACGCGATGATGGCCAAGGCCACCAGTTCGGGTGGCCCGCGAGAGCTGCCCCGCCTGGCCGCCTGGGGCTGCACGGCGGCGTTTGCCGGAGTGACGTTTTTGGCGGTGCTGCCGCACCTGGGCGTGGTGCTGGTGGCCTTCGCCAGCGACTGGTACGCGAGCGTGTTTCCGCAGCACCTCACGTTGGCCAACTTCGAGCTCGCCCTCGGCCACCCGCTCACCGTTCCCGCCATCGCCAACTCCCTCAAATTCGCCAGCCTGTCCACGCTCGTCGACCTGGTTTTGGGCATCGCGATCGCCTACGTGGTGGTGCGCTCGAAATTGGCCGGCCGCCAAGTGCTCGACGCCCTCGCTATGCTCCCGCTGGCCGTGCCCGGGCTGGTGCTCGCCTTCGGTTACCTCGCGATGAGCCAGGAGGGCAAATTTTTCGCCTTCCTCAACCCAATCGCCGACCCGACAATTTTGCTCATCATCGCCTACTCGGTGCGCCGGTTGCCCTACGTGGTGCGCTCGGCCGCCGCCGGATTTCAGCAGACCAGTGAAACCCTCGAAGAAGCCGCGCAAAACCTCGGCTGCCCCCCGCTCAAGGCGGTTTTCCGCATCACCCTGCCACTTATCACCGCCAACCTGATCGCCGGCGGACTGCTGGCCTTCGCCTTCGCCATGCTGGAAGTGAGCGACTCGCTGATCCTGGCGCAAAAGCAGGCGTTTTACCCGATCACCAAAGCCATTTTAGAGCTGTTTCAGCTACTCGGAGACGGCAAGTTCATGGCCAGCGCCCTCGGCATGTGGGCGATGGTTTTTCTCGGAGTGACGATCGTCGGCCTGAGTGTGATTCTGGGCAAAAAACTAGGCGCGATCTTCCGCGTGTAA
- a CDS encoding flagellin — MTVVLNTNQTATMASNNLATSSSMLQKSLNRLSSGSKIVNPSDDAGGLAVSMKLSATAKRQGAVNSNIGNAVSLLQTQDGALKVAGKILDRISELRTLNDDVTKSTGDKANYNTEFVALKTQLTAITSEKFNGVALFGTGSNTVNATEDASTSSQITLSGRDLGSTTTTVGVGNISAAASLSAITSIDIVKTAIENVATMRASNGAEQSRLCFASELLTVNKANLEAATSRITDVDVAEESTQLARWNTMVSAGTSMLSQANQSAQTALRLLQ, encoded by the coding sequence ATGACAGTCGTACTTAATACTAATCAGACGGCCACAATGGCCTCCAACAACTTGGCGACCTCCAGTTCGATGCTGCAAAAGAGCCTGAACCGGCTCTCCAGCGGTTCGAAAATCGTCAATCCTTCGGACGACGCCGGCGGTCTGGCCGTGTCGATGAAACTCAGTGCCACGGCCAAGCGCCAGGGCGCGGTTAATAGTAACATCGGCAATGCCGTTTCATTACTGCAAACACAGGACGGCGCCCTTAAGGTGGCCGGCAAGATCCTCGACCGTATCAGCGAGCTGCGCACGCTCAATGATGACGTCACCAAGAGCACCGGTGACAAGGCTAACTACAATACCGAGTTCGTGGCGTTGAAGACCCAGTTGACCGCCATCACCTCGGAAAAGTTCAACGGGGTGGCCTTGTTCGGCACGGGCTCCAATACGGTGAACGCGACCGAGGATGCCAGCACCAGCAGTCAGATCACGCTGTCGGGAAGAGATTTAGGTTCTACTACCACGACTGTGGGCGTGGGTAACATTAGTGCTGCTGCTTCGCTCAGTGCGATCACCTCGATCGATATTGTGAAAACCGCGATTGAAAACGTGGCGACGATGCGCGCCTCAAACGGCGCCGAACAGAGCCGACTCTGCTTCGCCTCGGAGTTGTTGACAGTGAATAAAGCTAACCTGGAGGCGGCGACCAGTCGGATCACCGACGTGGATGTGGCCGAAGAGTCCACCCAGTTGGCGCGTTGGAATACGATGGTCTCGGCGGGCACCTCGATGTTGTCGCAGGCCAATCAGAGTGCGCAAACCGCGCTGCGGTTGCTTCAGTAA
- a CDS encoding flagellin has product MSVVLNTNYSATMAANNLASSSSMLQKSLNRLSSGSKIVNPSDDAGGLAVSMKLSATSKRQGAVNNNIGNAVSLLQTQDGGLKVAGNILARISELRTLNDDVTKSTGDKANYNTEFLALQSQLTAIASEKFNGVALFGTSSAQTVNATEDGATSSQISLASRDLTHTSSGVGAVTAATSLGAISSISTITTALENVANMRATNGAEQSRLSFASELLTINKANLEAATSRITDVDVAAESTQLARWNTMVSAGTSMLSQANQSAQTALKLLQ; this is encoded by the coding sequence ATGTCTGTTGTATTAAATACCAACTATTCAGCGACGATGGCGGCCAACAATCTGGCCTCCTCCAGTTCCATGCTGCAAAAGAGCCTCAACCGGCTCTCGAGCGGATCCAAAATCGTAAACCCCTCTGACGACGCCGGCGGTCTGGCCGTCTCGATGAAACTCAGCGCCACATCCAAACGCCAGGGCGCGGTTAATAATAACATCGGCAACGCGGTTTCGCTCCTGCAAACGCAGGATGGCGGACTGAAGGTGGCCGGCAATATTCTGGCCCGCATCAGCGAGCTGCGCACCCTCAATGACGACGTCACCAAGAGCACTGGCGACAAGGCAAATTATAATACCGAGTTTTTGGCCCTGCAGAGCCAGTTGACCGCGATTGCCTCGGAGAAGTTCAACGGAGTGGCGCTGTTTGGCACCAGTTCCGCGCAAACGGTCAATGCCACCGAGGATGGCGCGACTAGCAGCCAGATTTCACTGGCATCACGTGATTTGACGCATACGAGCTCGGGTGTGGGGGCGGTCACCGCAGCGACTTCGCTCGGCGCCATCAGCTCGATTTCGACGATTACCACCGCGCTGGAAAACGTGGCTAACATGCGAGCCACCAACGGCGCCGAGCAAAGCCGGCTCAGTTTTGCTTCGGAATTATTGACCATCAACAAGGCCAACCTGGAGGCCGCCACCAGCCGCATTACCGATGTGGACGTGGCAGCGGAATCCACCCAGTTGGCGCGTTGGAATACGATGGTCTCTGCGGGCACCTCGATGCTCTCGCAGGCCAACCAGAGTGCGCAGACGGCACTCAAGTTGTTGCAATAA
- a CDS encoding transposase, whose translation MAALVSPCRGTLTNLICLCGRAQQDWTADYRLYSRDRVKPAGLFRTVLHELEVNLPALTPLVAAIDDTLVRKTGVKIDGVGWKRDPLGPAFQTNLVRGQRYVQLSAAWPGSDGHARMIPVDFTHAPTPPKPGKKATTDEVQQYTEKKKQQRLNVVALARIQQLRQALPDTRKLVVAGDGSYTNAVVLKGLPAKTVYIGRIRRDAVLNALPGPPAATGRPPVYGAPVQTPEELRTDDTVAWQSVEAYAAGKKHTFKIKTLGPVLWRKAGATLPLQVMVIAPVGYRLRAGSKLLYRQPAFLVCTDPDMPVGDQLQYYLWRWGIEGNFRDEKTLIGTGQAQLRTAASNRNQPAATVAAYALLLIAALLFGDPAGQTPDPPPHLRPPKWRTHSSGASPATSSTGDLLRTLRSECWADQIAPESFSDFTSTDPPSTNSSKAPPFLAEALFRAA comes from the coding sequence ATGGCGGCACTGGTTTCACCGTGCCGGGGGACTCTTACCAACCTGATTTGTCTGTGCGGGCGTGCCCAGCAGGACTGGACGGCCGACTACCGGTTGTATTCGCGTGACCGGGTGAAGCCGGCGGGGCTTTTCCGCACGGTCCTCCATGAGCTTGAGGTAAACCTGCCGGCGCTTACCCCGTTGGTGGCCGCCATCGATGACACCCTGGTACGCAAAACCGGGGTCAAGATCGACGGCGTCGGCTGGAAACGCGATCCGCTCGGCCCCGCGTTCCAAACCAACCTGGTGCGCGGCCAGCGCTATGTGCAACTCTCTGCGGCCTGGCCTGGTTCCGACGGACACGCCCGGATGATTCCGGTGGATTTCACCCACGCGCCGACGCCGCCAAAGCCGGGTAAAAAAGCCACTACCGACGAGGTTCAGCAGTACACGGAGAAGAAAAAACAGCAGCGGCTTAATGTCGTCGCGCTCGCCCGCATCCAGCAGCTTCGCCAGGCGCTGCCAGACACGCGCAAACTGGTGGTCGCCGGCGATGGCAGTTACACCAATGCGGTCGTACTCAAGGGCCTGCCCGCCAAGACCGTTTATATCGGCCGGATCCGCCGGGACGCCGTGCTCAACGCCCTGCCTGGACCACCCGCGGCCACCGGTCGCCCGCCGGTCTATGGCGCGCCGGTCCAGACCCCGGAAGAGCTGCGCACCGACGACACCGTGGCCTGGCAAAGCGTCGAGGCTTATGCGGCCGGAAAAAAGCACACCTTTAAAATCAAGACCCTCGGGCCGGTGCTGTGGCGTAAAGCCGGGGCGACGCTCCCGTTGCAAGTCATGGTGATCGCCCCGGTGGGCTACCGATTGCGCGCAGGCTCGAAGCTGCTCTATCGCCAGCCTGCCTTCTTGGTTTGCACCGACCCGGATATGCCCGTGGGTGACCAACTCCAGTATTACCTCTGGCGTTGGGGCATCGAGGGAAACTTCCGGGATGAGAAAACCCTGATCGGCACCGGCCAGGCACAACTGCGCACCGCCGCCTCCAACCGCAACCAACCCGCCGCCACCGTCGCCGCCTATGCGCTGTTGTTAATCGCCGCCCTGCTCTTCGGCGATCCTGCGGGGCAAACCCCTGATCCGCCGCCGCATCTTCGCCCGCCCAAATGGCGCACGCACTCTTCGGGCGCCTCGCCTGCGACCAGTTCCACGGGGGACCTCTTGCGCACCCTGCGCAGCGAATGCTGGGCCGACCAGATCGCCCCAGAGAGTTTCTCCGACTTCACGTCGACCGACCCTCCCTCCACGAACTCATCAAAAGCGCCACCCTTCTTGGCTGAAGCACTCTTCCGCGCTGCGTAA
- a CDS encoding ATP-binding protein, which yields MKTEPEKPDLLKDQLKYLKLGYLLRHHGELTAEAAKARCSHAEFLRRLVQAETQDRQIRALERRIQAARFPVKKTVDQFQWDWPKELNEAQVRHLFELGFVKERTNVVFCGGVGLGKTHLASALGYAACQAGYTVLFTTAVDAINALVTAQSLHRLQAELKRYMTPAVLVLDEVGYLPLDKSGADLLFQIVSQRYERGSLIVTTNKAYKHWAGIFNNDAGITAAILDRLLHRAQTVVIEGKSYRMKDRLADEPAS from the coding sequence ATGAAAACAGAACCCGAAAAACCCGATTTATTAAAAGACCAGCTTAAGTATCTGAAACTCGGTTACCTGTTGCGTCACCACGGCGAACTGACCGCCGAGGCGGCCAAGGCGCGCTGTTCGCACGCCGAATTTTTACGCCGACTGGTGCAGGCCGAGACCCAGGACCGCCAGATCCGGGCGCTGGAGCGGCGCATCCAGGCAGCGCGCTTCCCGGTCAAGAAAACCGTCGACCAGTTCCAGTGGGACTGGCCCAAGGAGTTGAACGAAGCGCAGGTACGCCACCTCTTCGAACTGGGTTTTGTGAAGGAGCGCACCAACGTGGTGTTTTGCGGTGGTGTGGGGCTTGGGAAGACACATCTCGCGAGCGCGTTGGGCTACGCGGCCTGCCAGGCGGGTTACACGGTGCTGTTTACGACGGCGGTGGACGCGATCAACGCTTTGGTCACCGCCCAGTCCCTGCACCGGTTGCAAGCCGAGTTGAAGCGTTACATGACCCCTGCGGTGCTCGTGCTCGATGAGGTCGGCTACCTGCCGCTCGACAAGTCGGGGGCCGACCTGCTCTTCCAGATCGTCAGCCAACGCTACGAACGCGGCTCGCTGATCGTCACCACCAACAAGGCCTACAAACACTGGGCAGGGATCTTTAACAACGACGCTGGCATCACCGCGGCGATCCTGGACCGCCTGCTGCACCGCGCTCAGACCGTCGTCATCGAGGGCAAATCCTACCGCATGAAAGACCGCCTAGCCGACGAACCTGCAAGCTGA